A genomic region of Raphanus sativus cultivar WK10039 chromosome 6, ASM80110v3, whole genome shotgun sequence contains the following coding sequences:
- the LOC108806652 gene encoding protein NUCLEAR FUSION DEFECTIVE 6, mitochondrial isoform X2: protein MSAARSFLRSGAGRAAAAAFRSTKPTPSSSARSSSFKIPQQSPLPHRVFRSPVELSCCVETMLPYHTATASALLNSMLSVSSSRSVSTLLLGGEDDN from the exons ATGTCTGCCGCCAGATCCTTCCTCCGTTCCGGTGCCGGACGAGCCGCCGCTGCAGCATTTCGGTCGACAAAACCTACGCCGTCGTCGTCTGCGCGGTCTTCTTCGTTTAAGATTCCTCAACAGAGCCCACTCCCTCACCGCGTTTTCAG ATCTCCGGTAGAATTGAGCTGCTGCGTGGAGACGATGCTTCCGTACCACACGGCTACTGCTTCCGCCTTGCTCAATTCCATGCTCTCTGTTTCTTCCAGTCGCTCCGTTTCGACCCTCCTCCTCGGAG GAGAAGATGATAACTGA
- the LOC108813875 gene encoding protein FRIGIDA-ESSENTIAL 1 isoform X1, with protein MSDSDMDIDDDEVQQVNVQPPTVAGESRLLAARPIEASDSQNDVKKHSVEQSKIINGNLLPTLSENSGKNLFLEGEKGIILPSLRFPAPAQSFPLVNRPEQSKIINGNLQPNLSGNSGKKLMLEGEKDKNLSRFPAPVQSFPPANGPEQKRQAFPCKFFPQGRCTKGNSCRFLHVNESLNRTSQQQQQAVNHTSQLQAVNHMAGTSGIKSGEERRPFESIEGVRFPMLSTNGITSLVNPGNPPAGQRVFPFTNEMRFMPSLENMGRGSLQGAVFTENRPVFGNSISSFPLRSSFVQEHGSLITSNRQTDMGSSGPAWTGSVFSSAPLNQYDSPFGNFENRNDINGSGSLPVEQAISVSSVQDAEVDTTSNKKEVSSNDWEPSEPFRPSFTIPPYILPSSDALYDPFTDIDNPEDKSLNAPSSSKEKDAQKESGQQKDGDSASNDKSSSCSQNQFQETVARTNLEARVAVEGVATSVVDQNDATTPSKEVSSSAAVENRVVLKRSKPAGHGSWHRSDGSSHQKMLKTDEMDGEVRSDAGTKVMRQFRTAVVENIKEMLKPLWREGRLSKDVHNMIVKRATEKIVSAAVQLHQVPTNNESVEKYLNTSATRMVKLVEGYVEKYGKPRPKASGIIKSSAS; from the exons ATGTCTGATTCCGATATGGACATTGACGACGACGAGGTCCAACAAGTAAACGTACAACCCCCCACAGTTGCTGGAGAATCTCGATTGCTTGCTGCTAGACCAATCGAAGCTTCCGATTCCCAGAACG ATGTGAAGAAGCATTCAGTTGAGCAATCAAAGATCATAAACGGAAACTTACTACCTACTCTTTCTGAGAATAGTGGGAAGAATCTATTTCTGGAAGGTGAAAAAGGCATAATTTTACCAAG TCTCAGGTTTCCTGCTCCGGCACAAAGCTTTCCGTTGGTGAATAGACCAGAGCAATCAAAGATCATAAACGGGAACTTACAACCTAATCTTTCTGGGAATAGTGGGAAGAAACTTATGCTGGAAggtgaaaaagacaaaaatttATCAAG GTTTCCTGCTCCGGTGCAGAGCTTTCCGCCGGCAAATGGACCAGAACAAAAACGTCAAGCATTTCCCTGCAAGTTCTTTCCCCAAGGGCGGTGTACCAAAGGGAACTCCTGCAGGTTTCTTCATGTGAACGAGAGTTTGAATCGCACTAGTCAGCAACAGCAACAAGCGGTGAATCATACTAGTCAGCTACAAGCGGTGAATCATATGGCTGGAACCAGTGGTATCAAGTCTGGTGAAG AAAGAAGACCGTTTGAGAGCATAGAAGGTGTACGATTCCCCATGTTAAGCACGAATGGCATCACATCTTTGGTGAATCCCGGGAATCCCCCTGCTGGTCAGAGAGTTTTCCCTTTCACGAACGAGATGCGCTTTATGCCTTCATTGGAAAACATGGGAAGAGGGAGTCTACAAGGTGCTGTGTTCACTGAGAACAGGCCTGTATTTGGTAATAGCATTAGTTCCTTCCCGTTGAGAAGCAGCTTTGTTCAAGAACATGGATCTCTTATCACTTCTAATAGACAAACAGACATGGGATCTTCTGGACCAGCGTGGACAGGATCCGTGTTCAGTTCTGCTCCTCTGAATCAGTATGATTCCCCCTTTGGGAATTTTGAAAACAGGAACGATATAAATGGATCTGGATCACTACCAGTGGAGCAAGCGATATCTGTTTCCTCAGTTCAAGATGCAGAAGTCGACACGACTAGCAACAAAAAGGAAGTTTCTTCAAATGATTGGGAACCTTCTGAACCTTTTCGGCCATCTTTCACTATTCCTCCTTATATACTTCCCTCGTCTGATGCCCTCTACGATCCTTTCACGGATATAGATAATCCAGAAGACAAATCTCTTAATGCTCCATCGTCAAGTAAAGAGAAAGATGCACAGAAAGAGTCCGGCCAGCAGAAAGATGGTGATTCTGCTAGTAATGATAAAAGCAGTTCATGCAGCCAAAATCAATTCCAAGAAACTGTGGCGAGGACAAATTTGGAAGCACGTGTAGCAGTGGAAGGAGTGGCTACTTCGGTGGTTGATCAAAATGATGCAACAACACCAAGCAAAGAGGTATCTTCATCGGCGGCTGTTGAGAATAGAGTTGTCTTGAAAAGAAGCAAACCTGCTGGGCATGGATCTTGGCATAGAAGTGATGGTTCATCACATCAAAAGATGTTGAAAACAGATGAGATGGATGGGGAAGTTAGGTCGGACGCAGGAACAAAAGTAATGAGACAGTTCAGGACAGCAGTTGTGGAAAACATTAAAGAAATGTTGAAACCCTTGTGGCGTGAAGGCCGTCTTAGCAAAGATGTGCATAACATGATAGTTAAAAGAGCTACTGAAAAGATAGTCAGTGCTGCTGTCCAGTTACATCAGGTGCCCACTAACAACGAGTCAGTTGAGAAATATCTTAATACGTCTGCAACTAGAATGGTGAAGCTGGTAGAG GGGTACGTCGAAAAGTATGGTAAACCCCGTCCTAAAGCCTCAGGTATCATCAAATCAAGTGCCAGTTAA
- the LOC108813687 gene encoding auxin response factor 3 isoform X2, with the protein MGGLIDLNVTEEEEKERTTPSSGSGSGSLSPCDSSSSASAFGGVSGSSTRSSSGEVCLELWHACAGPLISLPKRGSLVLYFPQGHLEQAPDFSAAIYGLPPHVFCRILDVKLHAETSTDEVYAQVFLLPESEDIERKVREGVIGVDGGDQEDYEVLKRTNTPHMFCKTLTASDTSTHGGFSVPRRAAEDCFPPLDYTQPRPSQELLARDLHGLEWRFRHIYRGQPRRHLLTTGWSAFVNKKKLVSGDAVLFLRGDDGKLRLGVRRASQIEGASAFSSQYNQNMNHNNFAEVAHAISTNAAFNIYYNPKASWSNFIIPAPKFLKTVDYPFCIGMRFKARVESEDASERRSPGIITGINELDPIRWPGSKWRCLLVRWDDIEANGHHQQRLSPWEIEPSGSISSSGSFITTGPKRSRIGSDIPVSQGIRSTDFEESLRFQRVLQGQEIFHGGFINTSSDGGAGARRGKFKGAEFGDSYGGFHKVLQGQETVPAYPMMTDHHHRQHQGMMMMSQRNIWCGPFQNFSTRILPPSSVHVSSSSSAPSSGGPNARLEEQHHGGSGRCRLFGFPLRDEATAVVGPCVEGGQNGSSIRGGGGSAGVQSNHHGRDIYGMRDMLLDIAL; encoded by the exons ATGGGTGGTTTAATTGATCTGAACGTgacggaggaagaagaaaaagaaagaacaacACCGTCTTCAGGTTCAGGGTCAGGGTCGCTCTCTCCGTGTGATTCATCGTCTTCAGCTTCTGCGTTTGGTGGTGTGAGTGGGTCTTCTACAAGAAGCTCGTCTGGGGAGGTTTGTCTGGAGCTGTGGCACGCTTGCGCTGGACCCCTCATCTCTCTCCCGAAAAGAGGAAGTCTTGTGTTGTATTTCCCTCAGGGACATCTAGAACAAGCCCCCGATTTCTCCGCCGCGATTTACGGGCTCCCTCCTCACGTGTTCTGTCGTATTCTCGATGTCAAGCTTcac GCAGAGACGTCTACTGATGAAGTGTACGCTCAAGTCTTTCTTCTTCCAGAGTCTGAG GACATTGAGAGGAAGGTGCGGGAGGGAGTGATAGGTGTTGATGGTGGAGATCAGGAGGATTATGAGGTGCTTAAGAGGACTAATACTCCTCACATGTTCTGCAAAACCCTCACTGCTTCTGATACAAGTACCCATGGAGGCTTCTCTGTTCCTCGCCGTGCTGCTGAGGATTGCTTCCCTCCTCTG GACTATACCCAGCCCAGGCCTTCTCAGGAGCTTCTTGCCAGGGATCTTCATGGCCTGGAGTGGCGTTTTCGCCACATTTACCGAG GGCAACCTAGGAGGCATTTGCTCACTACAGGGTGGAGTGCGTTTGTGAACAAGAAGAAGCTTGTCTCTGGAGATGCTGTGCTTTTCCTCag AGGTGATGATGGCAAACTGCGCTTGGGAGTTAGAAGAGCTTCACAAATCGAAGGCGCTTCTGCTTTCTCCAGTCAGTATAATCAGAATATGAACCACAACAACTTTGCCGAAGTAGCTCATGCAATTTCTACCAATGCCGCTTTCAACATTTACTACAACCCCAA GGCAAGCTGGTCAAACTTCATAATCCCTGCACCGAAGTTCTTGAAGACTGTTGACTATCCATTTTGTATCGGTATGAGATTCAAGGCAAGGGTTGAGTCTGAAGATGCCTCTGAGAGAAG ATCCCCTGGGATTATAACTGGAATCAACGAGTTGGATCCTATCAGGTGGCCTGGTTCAAAATGGAGATGCCTTTTG GTAAGGTGGGACGACATAGAGGCAAACGGGCATCATCAACAGCGCCTGTCACCATGGGAGATAGAACCATCTGGTTCAATCTCCAGTTCAGGCAGCTTCATAACAACTGGTCCCAAGAGAAGCAGGATTGGCTCTGACATTCCTGTCTCTC AGGGGATTCGGTCCACAGACTTTGAGGAATCTCTAAGATTCCAGAGGGTCTTGCAAGGTCAAGAAATTTTTCACGGTGGTTTCATCAACACCTCTTCGGACGGTGGTGCTGGTGCCAGGAGAGGCAAGTTCAAAGGAGCAGAGTTCGGTGACTCTTATGGAGGGTTCCATAAGGTCTTGCAAGGTCAAGAAACAGTTCCCGCTTACCCAATGATGACCGATCATCATCATCGGCAGCACCaggggatgatgatgatgagccaGAGGAACATTTGGTGTGGTCCGTTTCAGAACTTTAGCACACGTATCCTCCCGCCATCTTCGGTCCACgtgtcttcatcatcatcagcaccCTCGAGCGGTGGTCCTAACGCGCGTCTGGAAGAGCAGCACCACGGAGGTTCAGGGAGGTGCAGGCTGTTTGGCTTCCCGTTGAGGGATGAGGCCACGGCGGTGGTTGGCCCTTGTGTTGAAGGCGGGCAAAACGGGAGTTCCATaagaggtggtggtggttctGCTGGTGTTCAAAGCAATCATCATGGAAGGGATATATATGGGATGAGAGATATGTTGCTAGACATTGCTCTCTAG
- the LOC108813875 gene encoding protein FRIGIDA-ESSENTIAL 1 isoform X2 produces MSDSDMDIDDDEVQQVNVQPPTVAGESRLLAARPIEASDSQNDVKKHSVEQSKIINGNLLPTLSENSGKNLFLEGEKGIILPRFPAPAQSFPLVNRPEQSKIINGNLQPNLSGNSGKKLMLEGEKDKNLSRFPAPVQSFPPANGPEQKRQAFPCKFFPQGRCTKGNSCRFLHVNESLNRTSQQQQQAVNHTSQLQAVNHMAGTSGIKSGEERRPFESIEGVRFPMLSTNGITSLVNPGNPPAGQRVFPFTNEMRFMPSLENMGRGSLQGAVFTENRPVFGNSISSFPLRSSFVQEHGSLITSNRQTDMGSSGPAWTGSVFSSAPLNQYDSPFGNFENRNDINGSGSLPVEQAISVSSVQDAEVDTTSNKKEVSSNDWEPSEPFRPSFTIPPYILPSSDALYDPFTDIDNPEDKSLNAPSSSKEKDAQKESGQQKDGDSASNDKSSSCSQNQFQETVARTNLEARVAVEGVATSVVDQNDATTPSKEVSSSAAVENRVVLKRSKPAGHGSWHRSDGSSHQKMLKTDEMDGEVRSDAGTKVMRQFRTAVVENIKEMLKPLWREGRLSKDVHNMIVKRATEKIVSAAVQLHQVPTNNESVEKYLNTSATRMVKLVEGYVEKYGKPRPKASGIIKSSAS; encoded by the exons ATGTCTGATTCCGATATGGACATTGACGACGACGAGGTCCAACAAGTAAACGTACAACCCCCCACAGTTGCTGGAGAATCTCGATTGCTTGCTGCTAGACCAATCGAAGCTTCCGATTCCCAGAACG ATGTGAAGAAGCATTCAGTTGAGCAATCAAAGATCATAAACGGAAACTTACTACCTACTCTTTCTGAGAATAGTGGGAAGAATCTATTTCTGGAAGGTGAAAAAGGCATAATTTTACCAAG GTTTCCTGCTCCGGCACAAAGCTTTCCGTTGGTGAATAGACCAGAGCAATCAAAGATCATAAACGGGAACTTACAACCTAATCTTTCTGGGAATAGTGGGAAGAAACTTATGCTGGAAggtgaaaaagacaaaaatttATCAAG GTTTCCTGCTCCGGTGCAGAGCTTTCCGCCGGCAAATGGACCAGAACAAAAACGTCAAGCATTTCCCTGCAAGTTCTTTCCCCAAGGGCGGTGTACCAAAGGGAACTCCTGCAGGTTTCTTCATGTGAACGAGAGTTTGAATCGCACTAGTCAGCAACAGCAACAAGCGGTGAATCATACTAGTCAGCTACAAGCGGTGAATCATATGGCTGGAACCAGTGGTATCAAGTCTGGTGAAG AAAGAAGACCGTTTGAGAGCATAGAAGGTGTACGATTCCCCATGTTAAGCACGAATGGCATCACATCTTTGGTGAATCCCGGGAATCCCCCTGCTGGTCAGAGAGTTTTCCCTTTCACGAACGAGATGCGCTTTATGCCTTCATTGGAAAACATGGGAAGAGGGAGTCTACAAGGTGCTGTGTTCACTGAGAACAGGCCTGTATTTGGTAATAGCATTAGTTCCTTCCCGTTGAGAAGCAGCTTTGTTCAAGAACATGGATCTCTTATCACTTCTAATAGACAAACAGACATGGGATCTTCTGGACCAGCGTGGACAGGATCCGTGTTCAGTTCTGCTCCTCTGAATCAGTATGATTCCCCCTTTGGGAATTTTGAAAACAGGAACGATATAAATGGATCTGGATCACTACCAGTGGAGCAAGCGATATCTGTTTCCTCAGTTCAAGATGCAGAAGTCGACACGACTAGCAACAAAAAGGAAGTTTCTTCAAATGATTGGGAACCTTCTGAACCTTTTCGGCCATCTTTCACTATTCCTCCTTATATACTTCCCTCGTCTGATGCCCTCTACGATCCTTTCACGGATATAGATAATCCAGAAGACAAATCTCTTAATGCTCCATCGTCAAGTAAAGAGAAAGATGCACAGAAAGAGTCCGGCCAGCAGAAAGATGGTGATTCTGCTAGTAATGATAAAAGCAGTTCATGCAGCCAAAATCAATTCCAAGAAACTGTGGCGAGGACAAATTTGGAAGCACGTGTAGCAGTGGAAGGAGTGGCTACTTCGGTGGTTGATCAAAATGATGCAACAACACCAAGCAAAGAGGTATCTTCATCGGCGGCTGTTGAGAATAGAGTTGTCTTGAAAAGAAGCAAACCTGCTGGGCATGGATCTTGGCATAGAAGTGATGGTTCATCACATCAAAAGATGTTGAAAACAGATGAGATGGATGGGGAAGTTAGGTCGGACGCAGGAACAAAAGTAATGAGACAGTTCAGGACAGCAGTTGTGGAAAACATTAAAGAAATGTTGAAACCCTTGTGGCGTGAAGGCCGTCTTAGCAAAGATGTGCATAACATGATAGTTAAAAGAGCTACTGAAAAGATAGTCAGTGCTGCTGTCCAGTTACATCAGGTGCCCACTAACAACGAGTCAGTTGAGAAATATCTTAATACGTCTGCAACTAGAATGGTGAAGCTGGTAGAG GGGTACGTCGAAAAGTATGGTAAACCCCGTCCTAAAGCCTCAGGTATCATCAAATCAAGTGCCAGTTAA
- the LOC108813687 gene encoding auxin response factor 3 isoform X1, producing the protein MGGLIDLNVTEEEEKERTTPSSGSGSGSLSPCDSSSSASAFGGVSGSSTRSSSGEVCLELWHACAGPLISLPKRGSLVLYFPQGHLEQAPDFSAAIYGLPPHVFCRILDVKLHAETSTDEVYAQVFLLPESEDIERKVREGVIGVDGGDQEDYEVLKRTNTPHMFCKTLTASDTSTHGGFSVPRRAAEDCFPPLDYTQPRPSQELLARDLHGLEWRFRHIYRGQPRRHLLTTGWSAFVNKKKLVSGDAVLFLRGDDGKLRLGVRRASQIEGASAFSSQYNQNMNHNNFAEVAHAISTNAAFNIYYNPKASWSNFIIPAPKFLKTVDYPFCIGMRFKARVESEDASERRSPGIITGINELDPIRWPGSKWRCLLVSFGLLIQVRWDDIEANGHHQQRLSPWEIEPSGSISSSGSFITTGPKRSRIGSDIPVSQGIRSTDFEESLRFQRVLQGQEIFHGGFINTSSDGGAGARRGKFKGAEFGDSYGGFHKVLQGQETVPAYPMMTDHHHRQHQGMMMMSQRNIWCGPFQNFSTRILPPSSVHVSSSSSAPSSGGPNARLEEQHHGGSGRCRLFGFPLRDEATAVVGPCVEGGQNGSSIRGGGGSAGVQSNHHGRDIYGMRDMLLDIAL; encoded by the exons ATGGGTGGTTTAATTGATCTGAACGTgacggaggaagaagaaaaagaaagaacaacACCGTCTTCAGGTTCAGGGTCAGGGTCGCTCTCTCCGTGTGATTCATCGTCTTCAGCTTCTGCGTTTGGTGGTGTGAGTGGGTCTTCTACAAGAAGCTCGTCTGGGGAGGTTTGTCTGGAGCTGTGGCACGCTTGCGCTGGACCCCTCATCTCTCTCCCGAAAAGAGGAAGTCTTGTGTTGTATTTCCCTCAGGGACATCTAGAACAAGCCCCCGATTTCTCCGCCGCGATTTACGGGCTCCCTCCTCACGTGTTCTGTCGTATTCTCGATGTCAAGCTTcac GCAGAGACGTCTACTGATGAAGTGTACGCTCAAGTCTTTCTTCTTCCAGAGTCTGAG GACATTGAGAGGAAGGTGCGGGAGGGAGTGATAGGTGTTGATGGTGGAGATCAGGAGGATTATGAGGTGCTTAAGAGGACTAATACTCCTCACATGTTCTGCAAAACCCTCACTGCTTCTGATACAAGTACCCATGGAGGCTTCTCTGTTCCTCGCCGTGCTGCTGAGGATTGCTTCCCTCCTCTG GACTATACCCAGCCCAGGCCTTCTCAGGAGCTTCTTGCCAGGGATCTTCATGGCCTGGAGTGGCGTTTTCGCCACATTTACCGAG GGCAACCTAGGAGGCATTTGCTCACTACAGGGTGGAGTGCGTTTGTGAACAAGAAGAAGCTTGTCTCTGGAGATGCTGTGCTTTTCCTCag AGGTGATGATGGCAAACTGCGCTTGGGAGTTAGAAGAGCTTCACAAATCGAAGGCGCTTCTGCTTTCTCCAGTCAGTATAATCAGAATATGAACCACAACAACTTTGCCGAAGTAGCTCATGCAATTTCTACCAATGCCGCTTTCAACATTTACTACAACCCCAA GGCAAGCTGGTCAAACTTCATAATCCCTGCACCGAAGTTCTTGAAGACTGTTGACTATCCATTTTGTATCGGTATGAGATTCAAGGCAAGGGTTGAGTCTGAAGATGCCTCTGAGAGAAG ATCCCCTGGGATTATAACTGGAATCAACGAGTTGGATCCTATCAGGTGGCCTGGTTCAAAATGGAGATGCCTTTTG GTAAGTTTTGGCCTCTTAATTCAGGTAAGGTGGGACGACATAGAGGCAAACGGGCATCATCAACAGCGCCTGTCACCATGGGAGATAGAACCATCTGGTTCAATCTCCAGTTCAGGCAGCTTCATAACAACTGGTCCCAAGAGAAGCAGGATTGGCTCTGACATTCCTGTCTCTC AGGGGATTCGGTCCACAGACTTTGAGGAATCTCTAAGATTCCAGAGGGTCTTGCAAGGTCAAGAAATTTTTCACGGTGGTTTCATCAACACCTCTTCGGACGGTGGTGCTGGTGCCAGGAGAGGCAAGTTCAAAGGAGCAGAGTTCGGTGACTCTTATGGAGGGTTCCATAAGGTCTTGCAAGGTCAAGAAACAGTTCCCGCTTACCCAATGATGACCGATCATCATCATCGGCAGCACCaggggatgatgatgatgagccaGAGGAACATTTGGTGTGGTCCGTTTCAGAACTTTAGCACACGTATCCTCCCGCCATCTTCGGTCCACgtgtcttcatcatcatcagcaccCTCGAGCGGTGGTCCTAACGCGCGTCTGGAAGAGCAGCACCACGGAGGTTCAGGGAGGTGCAGGCTGTTTGGCTTCCCGTTGAGGGATGAGGCCACGGCGGTGGTTGGCCCTTGTGTTGAAGGCGGGCAAAACGGGAGTTCCATaagaggtggtggtggttctGCTGGTGTTCAAAGCAATCATCATGGAAGGGATATATATGGGATGAGAGATATGTTGCTAGACATTGCTCTCTAG
- the LOC108806117 gene encoding dormancy-associated protein homolog 1, translating into MKEALNQSTSLLNQTKKSKKKMWDETVAGPKPEHGLGRLRNKITAQPIDIKGVGEGSSSKTTPAAGSPGTPTTPGSARKENVWRSVFHPGSNIATRGMGTNLFDKPSHPNSPTVYDWLYSDDTRSKHR; encoded by the exons ATGAAGGAAGCCCTGAACCAAAGTACATCACTActaaatcaaacaaagaaaagcaAGAAAAAGATGTGGGATGAAACTGTTGCTGGACCTAAGCCGGAGCATGGCCTTGGCCGTCTCCGCAATAAGATCACCGCTCAACCCATAGACATCAAAG GTGTGGGAGAAGGGAGCAGCAGTAAGACTACCCCGGCGGCAGGGAGTCCTGGAACTCCGACGACGCCAGGGTCAGCACGTAAGGAGAACGTGTGGAGGAGTGTGTTTCATCCAGGAAGCAACATAGCCACCAGAGGAATGGGAACTAACCTCTTTGATAAGCCTTCTCACCCCAACTCTCCCACCGTATACGACTG GCTGTACAGCGACGACACCAGGAGCAAGCACCGTTAA
- the LOC108806652 gene encoding protein NUCLEAR FUSION DEFECTIVE 6, mitochondrial isoform X1 — MSAARSFLRSGAGRAAAAAFRSTKPTPSSSARSSSFKIPQQSPLPHRVFRSPVELSCCVETMLPYHTATASALLNSMLSVSSSRSVSTLLLGDIIDDA, encoded by the exons ATGTCTGCCGCCAGATCCTTCCTCCGTTCCGGTGCCGGACGAGCCGCCGCTGCAGCATTTCGGTCGACAAAACCTACGCCGTCGTCGTCTGCGCGGTCTTCTTCGTTTAAGATTCCTCAACAGAGCCCACTCCCTCACCGCGTTTTCAG ATCTCCGGTAGAATTGAGCTGCTGCGTGGAGACGATGCTTCCGTACCACACGGCTACTGCTTCCGCCTTGCTCAATTCCATGCTCTCTGTTTCTTCCAGTCGCTCCGTTTCGACCCTCCTCCTCGGAG ATATCATTGATGATGCATGA